From a single Sporosarcina oncorhynchi genomic region:
- a CDS encoding UDP-N-acetylmuramoyl-tripeptide--D-alanyl-D-alanine ligase produces the protein MKKLTVRSIRMLLDGKIISGRENWYVTDAIYYKRHEHVKSHTLLFMSRADSADWKAIDLNGPALVITDKPDSELKAALPNTTVMKVTSLVQSYWRFINYYRSLFQLPVITITGTCGKTTTKEMLKHILSADRKVHASVSSINEPRQSFPYLMGIDDTTEVAVFEHGLGNSGNIAHQCMIYQPTIGILTNVGVHHLDGCVDLEGYIRAKAEIVGGIREGGVLILNADDANTKKINLRLFTGEIIYFGTDKKAHVRASNMTFGKTGMDFIVHTENESYEAFIPGFGEHQVSNALAALAAVQAMKMDVGQAIARLRSFKEMARHLECTIGKNGCLIIDDTWTNNPTSMKAALKVVDELGKGKKTMLILGDIKRLGDFEKKYHREIGSLIAKRTIHTLITIGQKAEEIAIQAKKDGSTASIRTFKDAVEIGNLLDHMLDDQTVVLIKGPMSSRSMISFAKKLKRST, from the coding sequence TTGAAGAAATTGACAGTCAGATCAATCCGAATGTTGTTGGATGGAAAAATTATTTCCGGTCGGGAAAATTGGTACGTGACCGATGCCATCTATTATAAAAGGCATGAGCATGTGAAAAGCCATACGCTTTTATTCATGAGCAGGGCGGATTCCGCTGATTGGAAAGCAATTGATTTGAATGGCCCGGCACTCGTCATAACGGATAAGCCTGATAGTGAATTGAAAGCAGCTTTGCCAAATACAACGGTTATGAAAGTGACGAGTCTCGTCCAATCCTATTGGAGATTCATTAATTATTACAGGAGCCTCTTTCAACTACCCGTTATTACGATAACAGGAACTTGTGGTAAGACAACGACGAAAGAAATGCTCAAACATATTTTGTCTGCAGATAGAAAAGTGCATGCTTCAGTCAGCAGTATAAATGAGCCTAGGCAATCATTTCCTTATTTAATGGGAATTGACGACACAACAGAAGTAGCTGTCTTTGAACATGGACTGGGAAACTCCGGAAATATCGCACATCAGTGCATGATTTATCAACCGACAATCGGCATTTTGACGAACGTAGGTGTTCATCATCTGGACGGTTGTGTTGATCTTGAAGGTTATATTCGAGCCAAAGCTGAAATTGTGGGAGGTATCCGTGAAGGTGGTGTGTTGATTTTAAATGCGGATGATGCAAACACGAAGAAAATAAATCTTCGTCTGTTTACAGGCGAGATCATCTATTTTGGAACAGATAAAAAAGCACATGTGCGTGCTTCGAACATGACCTTCGGGAAAACCGGCATGGATTTCATTGTCCATACTGAAAATGAAAGCTATGAAGCATTTATCCCTGGTTTTGGCGAACACCAAGTGAGCAATGCTCTTGCTGCTCTTGCGGCGGTTCAAGCGATGAAAATGGATGTCGGGCAGGCGATAGCCAGATTACGTTCATTCAAGGAAATGGCAAGACATCTGGAATGTACGATAGGGAAAAACGGCTGTCTAATCATCGATGATACATGGACCAATAACCCCACATCGATGAAAGCCGCTCTAAAAGTAGTCGATGAACTCGGTAAGGGCAAAAAAACGATGTTAATTTTAGGTGACATTAAAAGGTTAGGCGATTTTGAGAAGAAATATCACCGTGAAATCGGTAGTCTAATCGCAAAGCGTACTATTCATACACTTATTACAATCGGGCAGAAAGCTGAAGAGATTGCAATACAAGCAAAGAAAGATGGAAGCACGGCATCGATACGAACATTTAAGGATGCTGTAGAAATTGGTAATCTGTTAGATCATATGTTGGATGACCAGACTGTCGTACTTATCAAAGGCCCAATGTCCAGTCGTTCAATGATCAGTTTTGCGAAAAAGTTAAAAAGAAGCACCTAA
- the plsY gene encoding glycerol-3-phosphate 1-O-acyltransferase PlsY, translating to MDIILLIIFAYLLGSIPSALWIGKLFYKTDVRQHGSGNLGATNTFRVLGKTAGLIVTIIDILKGTAAVLLVSLPYFSSTGMHPLFLGIVAVIGHMLPIFAGFKGGKAVATSGGVLLGYNWPIFIIVLLTFLIALKITKMVSLSSMIVALVGFLYCIIYYVWTGDFYLMIVVGLMGIFIFYRHRANIGRIKAGTEPKVKWL from the coding sequence ATGGATATTATTCTACTTATCATTTTCGCGTATTTACTCGGTTCGATCCCTTCTGCGCTTTGGATCGGCAAGCTTTTTTACAAAACAGATGTACGCCAACACGGAAGTGGAAACCTAGGCGCTACGAATACGTTTCGTGTTTTAGGTAAAACAGCTGGACTCATTGTGACGATAATTGACATATTAAAAGGAACTGCCGCTGTGCTGCTCGTTTCACTTCCCTATTTCAGTTCGACGGGCATGCATCCACTCTTCCTTGGAATTGTCGCGGTGATTGGTCATATGTTACCAATTTTCGCGGGTTTCAAAGGTGGGAAAGCCGTTGCTACATCAGGCGGCGTATTGCTTGGATATAACTGGCCAATTTTCATCATCGTGCTATTGACATTTTTGATTGCGCTGAAAATTACAAAGATGGTATCATTGTCATCGATGATTGTCGCGCTTGTCGGATTCCTCTACTGTATCATCTATTATGTGTGGACGGGAGATTTCTACTTAATGATTGTTGTCGGTCTGATGGGGATTTTCATCTTTTACAGACATCGTGCAAATATTGGACGGATTAAGGCGGGAACCGAGCCTAAAGTGAAATGGTTATAA
- a CDS encoding YheC/YheD family protein — protein MTITRGRFGHYKLLKNTKRLSPHVPDIHVYSESVLTSLLNNLQPLFIRPLLGPELIRIIKSGETYNLVVNDNEPIVTDRKSIVPCLIKQLHPKKTYIIQVNPTISYTPCRTFYTLQRKREGANWKTVHKTVQDTECTPRYMNFLIHWKLNRFLLAVAGKLGDAFVGCHTMVLEIGYAEGAFFLYDTILHERNSKWSQYQSFIRSRTIRPFMPHTDLCTKSTLKAFLRNYGKAIIKPAVGQQGKGIVKITIMPSGDFEVQKRNNLSTYKTFDALFQSIHSLHLSREDYIIQYYIALGIVDGCPFDVRVITQFDEEYGWIATGKLVKVAAPGYFITNRAQKLLAVEEVLSVPDSHIEQVCINGSIALSAQLNNLSIIGFDIGVEEGGKVWVIEANHVPSIAMFHNFGNNEMHTKITQFIGKRRRSLSENRKEEG, from the coding sequence ATGACAATTACACGTGGACGCTTTGGTCATTATAAACTGCTAAAAAACACAAAGCGTCTATCACCGCATGTTCCTGATATACACGTCTATTCCGAATCCGTTCTTACAAGTTTGCTCAACAATTTGCAACCATTGTTTATTAGACCTCTCCTTGGACCTGAGTTAATTCGGATAATTAAATCCGGAGAGACGTACAATTTAGTTGTCAATGATAATGAGCCAATTGTTACGGATAGAAAATCAATCGTCCCCTGTCTGATAAAACAACTTCATCCAAAAAAGACGTATATTATTCAAGTCAATCCGACAATTTCCTATACGCCGTGCAGAACTTTTTATACGCTTCAAAGGAAGCGTGAAGGAGCCAACTGGAAAACGGTTCATAAGACAGTACAAGATACAGAGTGTACACCACGATATATGAATTTTCTTATCCACTGGAAGCTAAATCGTTTCCTCCTTGCAGTGGCGGGAAAGCTTGGCGATGCCTTTGTAGGATGTCATACAATGGTTTTGGAAATTGGATATGCTGAGGGCGCCTTTTTCCTCTACGATACCATCTTGCATGAACGAAACAGTAAGTGGAGCCAATACCAGTCTTTCATCAGAAGTAGGACTATACGCCCTTTTATGCCGCATACAGACCTTTGCACAAAATCGACATTAAAAGCTTTTCTTCGTAATTACGGGAAAGCGATCATTAAACCGGCTGTTGGCCAACAAGGAAAAGGGATTGTTAAAATAACGATTATGCCTAGCGGAGATTTTGAAGTGCAGAAAAGGAACAACCTCTCAACATATAAAACGTTTGATGCTCTTTTTCAGTCTATACATTCACTTCATCTGTCAAGAGAGGATTATATTATCCAATACTATATTGCTCTCGGCATAGTAGACGGTTGCCCGTTTGATGTCCGCGTCATTACGCAATTCGACGAAGAGTATGGTTGGATTGCAACAGGAAAGCTTGTGAAAGTAGCGGCACCCGGTTATTTCATTACGAATCGTGCCCAGAAGCTATTGGCAGTAGAAGAAGTTTTAAGTGTCCCAGATAGCCATATAGAACAGGTTTGTATAAACGGCTCGATTGCTCTTTCAGCACAGTTGAACAATCTCTCGATCATTGGATTCGATATCGGAGTGGAAGAGGGAGGAAAGGTCTGGGTGATTGAAGCTAACCATGTCCCATCCATCGCCATGTTCCATAATTTCGGTAACAATGAAATGCACACGAAAATTACTCAATTCATTGGTAAGCGTAGAAGGTCTTTATCTGAGAATAGAAAAGAGGAGGGATAA
- a CDS encoding HesB/YadR/YfhF family protein has product MNINLSDEAIEWFHKEMEAVTGDYIKFFARYGGSSPLHEGFSLGITKEQPDEMKVHVEKKGIHFYIEDRDFWYFDGHDLHVNVDSTANELIYSYEKA; this is encoded by the coding sequence ATGAATATTAATTTATCGGACGAAGCGATTGAATGGTTCCACAAGGAAATGGAAGCTGTAACCGGTGATTATATTAAATTTTTCGCAAGATACGGCGGCTCTAGTCCACTACACGAAGGTTTTTCACTTGGAATCACGAAAGAACAACCTGACGAAATGAAAGTGCATGTCGAGAAAAAAGGCATCCACTTCTATATTGAGGACAGAGATTTTTGGTATTTTGATGGCCACGACTTGCATGTGAATGTCGATTCTACAGCCAACGAACTCATTTATTCATACGAAAAAGCGTGA
- a CDS encoding YheC/YheD family protein → MTIIGMLHHRKDPKTVIKAYAFAAVAAAEGADFYYFSPGEVNFATRTIKGQVYEKGKWKLKVMPFPDVIYNAGSPEKLAKSKNVMQKLKSEIPFTTHSIGNKWSVNRRLKKAKEFASYLIPAEILKTTDQLHHYITAFNKIVFKPVDGRKGKGIFFIVAEGNGYKVSGQGLNKLFSKLELDEFIRRKMKAESFIVQPYIQSVTKNGQVFDFRLHVQKNGTGDWVITAIYPRIAPEGSIIANINSGGYTNYLDPFLEQEFKEEAFNIRKKLEFFSLSLAKHLDELQMEKFGEVIDEIGVDIGMDEQQKLWIYEVNWRPGCPPTFYLELDVVTNTIQYAIYIADNQKVIQSKIREVKRKRSNGKEKIPVIGITGSAGKTTTKAFLASILAKKWNVFESKDYWNTTEHTKKHAAEINDSHRAVVLEYGMAYPGVITEHCKIIQPTISIVTNIGLAHVGNFNGDPRGVAKAKSELIHGMDQQGVLCINKDNDHSRYLETKKFKGEILTVGIKRPADYRAYDVNYTDSGMSFKMKLQAEEIELFIPIFGEHHVYNALSAIAIADNLGFSPMEIKSGLLFKKPPRRLTIYDLKNNIKLIDDTVHSHPEGVRAAIDVLKNIAKKRKIAIIGQMRELGDLREQEYRKVGDYINQQEIDVLITYGFRTEEIGAQAKLKGMDASKIFHFTDREKLHTLLDSVIQKGDTILVKGASKTNMFETVKYMDGKYS, encoded by the coding sequence ATGACGATTATCGGTATGTTACATCATCGGAAAGACCCTAAAACTGTAATTAAAGCCTATGCATTTGCGGCTGTTGCAGCTGCAGAAGGTGCAGATTTCTATTATTTCTCCCCAGGAGAAGTCAATTTTGCAACCCGTACAATTAAGGGACAAGTATATGAGAAAGGGAAATGGAAGTTGAAAGTCATGCCTTTTCCCGATGTGATTTATAATGCAGGCAGTCCGGAAAAACTTGCAAAATCAAAGAATGTTATGCAAAAGTTGAAAAGCGAAATTCCATTTACGACCCATTCCATCGGCAATAAATGGAGTGTCAACCGACGACTGAAAAAGGCAAAAGAATTTGCCAGTTATTTAATTCCGGCAGAAATTCTTAAGACTACAGATCAACTTCATCATTATATAACTGCATTCAATAAAATTGTCTTTAAACCGGTTGATGGCAGAAAGGGTAAAGGAATCTTTTTTATTGTCGCCGAAGGAAATGGTTACAAGGTGAGCGGTCAAGGTTTAAATAAACTATTCTCCAAATTAGAATTAGATGAATTTATAAGACGTAAAATGAAAGCAGAGTCATTTATCGTACAACCGTATATTCAATCTGTGACTAAAAATGGTCAGGTTTTCGATTTCAGACTTCATGTACAAAAAAACGGAACGGGCGATTGGGTTATCACCGCTATCTATCCTCGCATCGCTCCGGAAGGATCCATTATTGCAAACATCAATAGTGGGGGGTATACAAACTATCTAGATCCTTTCCTGGAGCAGGAGTTTAAAGAAGAAGCATTCAATATTAGAAAGAAACTAGAATTTTTCTCCTTGTCGCTTGCGAAGCATTTGGATGAACTTCAAATGGAAAAGTTCGGTGAAGTAATCGACGAAATTGGTGTTGATATCGGCATGGATGAGCAACAGAAATTATGGATTTATGAAGTAAACTGGCGGCCGGGTTGTCCCCCTACATTCTATTTGGAATTGGATGTCGTCACAAACACGATACAGTATGCAATCTATATAGCTGACAATCAGAAGGTAATACAAAGCAAAATCCGTGAAGTGAAACGGAAACGTTCCAATGGCAAAGAGAAAATTCCGGTCATCGGGATTACAGGGAGTGCAGGTAAAACAACAACGAAAGCATTTCTAGCATCTATTCTTGCGAAGAAATGGAATGTATTTGAATCCAAAGATTATTGGAACACGACTGAACATACGAAGAAACATGCCGCTGAAATCAATGACTCTCACCGCGCTGTCGTTCTGGAATATGGAATGGCCTATCCAGGAGTCATCACCGAACATTGCAAAATCATCCAACCGACGATCAGTATCGTTACGAATATCGGACTCGCGCATGTCGGAAATTTCAATGGAGATCCAAGAGGCGTAGCTAAGGCTAAATCAGAACTAATCCATGGAATGGACCAGCAAGGTGTACTTTGCATTAATAAGGACAATGATCATTCTAGATATCTTGAAACAAAAAAGTTCAAAGGTGAAATCCTTACAGTCGGGATAAAACGACCTGCTGACTACCGAGCGTATGATGTGAACTATACAGACAGCGGTATGAGTTTCAAAATGAAGTTACAAGCTGAGGAAATCGAACTTTTCATCCCGATATTCGGTGAGCATCATGTGTATAACGCTTTGTCTGCAATCGCAATCGCTGACAATCTTGGCTTTTCACCAATGGAGATTAAGTCAGGTCTGCTCTTCAAAAAGCCGCCACGTAGATTAACAATCTATGATTTAAAGAACAATATCAAGTTGATAGACGATACTGTCCACTCGCATCCTGAAGGAGTTCGCGCAGCGATTGATGTTCTGAAGAATATTGCCAAGAAACGAAAGATCGCGATTATCGGCCAAATGCGTGAATTAGGAGACTTGCGAGAGCAAGAATATCGAAAAGTCGGTGACTATATCAATCAGCAAGAAATTGATGTTCTCATTACGTACGGTTTTAGAACAGAGGAAATCGGTGCCCAAGCAAAATTGAAAGGGATGGATGCCAGTAAAATCTTTCACTTTACAGATCGGGAAAAACTTCATACACTCTTGGATTCAGTAATTCAAAAAGGGGATACCATTCTTGTGAAAGGAGCAAGTAAGACGAATATGTTTGAAACAGTGAAATACATGGACGGTAAATATTCCTAA
- a CDS encoding Mur ligase family protein, with the protein MKPLSAGYVRKLIAGSLIQGRDETLIRHAAYRLKQVRHPDTLLFLKGKIVNWDRLEAFFPLTIVTDKVLRRYEDKKNVTIIKVEDLEEAYWKVINDYRQNIDIPVIAVTGTAGKTTTKEMIFHILSTNREIAHSISTNNSRTAHLTNLFSIGNTTETAVFETAVGAPGDLTKAAAYLKPTIGIITNIGEHHLNYCKTIEGYIAAKGELCHALGPDGKLLINCDDLYTKRLDLSKFKGKVITVGIHEPCNYRASDISFSSQGMHFTVLRNGKRHQVYVPGLGVHQVYNALFAIAAADAVNMDFETVKERLKTYEPLNKQLQVRDGLNDSILIDDTWSITTTSLEAALKVLNAVGETKKKIAIIGTITDLGSWGFIIHKHAGKIIADNKVDVLITVGEHASIMAEYVKRTNPVKEVYSFANQHGAFKLLNEIVDSHTIILIKGDMYSDAIAKLALLLRKQT; encoded by the coding sequence TTGAAACCGTTATCTGCCGGTTATGTCCGGAAATTAATAGCTGGTTCATTAATTCAGGGGAGAGACGAAACGCTTATCAGACATGCGGCTTACCGGTTGAAACAGGTCAGACATCCGGACACGTTGTTGTTCTTAAAAGGAAAGATCGTCAACTGGGATCGGTTGGAGGCGTTTTTTCCGTTGACAATCGTGACGGACAAAGTGCTGCGCCGGTATGAAGATAAGAAAAATGTGACGATTATCAAGGTGGAAGATTTGGAGGAAGCCTATTGGAAGGTGATTAATGACTATCGACAAAATATTGATATCCCAGTAATTGCAGTAACGGGTACTGCTGGCAAAACGACAACGAAGGAGATGATTTTCCATATTCTTTCTACAAATCGTGAAATAGCACATTCAATTAGTACGAACAATTCACGGACAGCTCATCTGACGAACTTGTTCAGTATTGGAAATACAACCGAAACGGCTGTATTTGAAACAGCTGTAGGTGCACCAGGAGATTTGACGAAGGCTGCCGCTTACTTAAAACCAACAATCGGTATCATCACGAATATCGGAGAACATCATTTAAATTATTGTAAAACAATAGAAGGCTATATTGCGGCTAAAGGGGAACTATGTCATGCACTCGGACCAGATGGAAAACTGCTTATAAATTGTGATGATTTGTACACGAAGCGCTTGGATCTATCTAAATTCAAAGGTAAAGTCATCACAGTCGGCATCCATGAACCATGTAATTACCGAGCAAGTGATATTTCCTTTTCTTCTCAAGGTATGCATTTTACCGTCTTGAGAAATGGCAAGAGACATCAAGTCTACGTTCCTGGGCTTGGCGTGCATCAAGTATATAATGCGTTGTTTGCCATTGCCGCAGCGGATGCAGTGAACATGGATTTTGAAACCGTGAAGGAACGACTGAAGACGTATGAACCGCTAAATAAGCAATTACAAGTCCGAGATGGTTTGAATGATTCAATCCTAATCGATGATACATGGAGCATAACGACAACTTCCCTCGAAGCGGCTTTGAAAGTGCTAAATGCTGTTGGTGAAACCAAAAAGAAAATAGCTATCATCGGTACGATAACGGATTTGGGTTCTTGGGGATTCATTATCCATAAACACGCCGGTAAGATTATCGCCGACAACAAAGTGGATGTGCTAATTACGGTGGGGGAGCATGCGAGTATTATGGCGGAGTATGTCAAAAGAACAAATCCTGTAAAAGAAGTGTATTCGTTTGCTAATCAGCATGGCGCTTTTAAACTGTTGAACGAAATTGTGGATAGCCATACAATCATTCTCATTAAAGGGGATATGTACAGCGACGCCATTGCAAAACTTGCTCTTCTGCTGCGAAAACAGACGTAA
- a CDS encoding ATP-grasp domain-containing protein, whose amino-acid sequence MKTIIFIGSNKSGSSREAIKAAVRLGYFTVLFTNKERQLAQRNEYVDVHEMVMTNTGDLATMRKEIMNLRAKGNEIMSIVSFVDSNVANALKLCEEFCQNGLSSTTAEIMENKAMTRSALEGLPCSPAYMTVSAGQTADVQAIKALNRFPLIVKSSSSTGSKDVLQASSIGQLQQHIRKLHEKDQDDQIIIEEFIEGDQYLVEVIVHEGKIHIAGVIEQEITFGKRFIITGYGVLGIIPVQMRQSLMEVLESIVERLAIRNAALHAELRLTQSGWRLIEINPRISGGAMNKMLQAAFGFDLAEETLKLYLGEQPVLDRKHTHYIFTQYVIVQNKGILEKVTGKNRARNSDGVVEVYIKPKKGTLLIPPLSMGHRYAYVIATGRSMVQAKMLAKRAAKEIQFHLKKD is encoded by the coding sequence TTGAAAACGATTATTTTCATTGGGTCGAACAAATCCGGATCGAGCCGTGAAGCAATTAAAGCGGCAGTCAGGCTTGGCTACTTCACCGTTCTGTTCACGAACAAAGAAAGGCAATTGGCGCAAAGAAATGAATATGTTGATGTGCATGAGATGGTCATGACAAATACAGGGGATTTAGCTACAATGAGGAAGGAAATCATGAACCTCCGTGCAAAAGGAAATGAGATTATGTCCATTGTCAGTTTTGTCGACTCCAACGTTGCCAACGCATTGAAATTATGCGAAGAGTTTTGCCAAAATGGCCTATCATCTACTACTGCGGAAATTATGGAAAATAAAGCAATGACTCGGTCAGCATTGGAAGGACTGCCCTGTTCTCCTGCGTATATGACGGTGTCTGCGGGACAGACAGCCGACGTTCAGGCTATTAAAGCACTTAATCGGTTTCCTCTTATCGTGAAATCATCATCTTCTACAGGTTCCAAAGACGTTTTACAGGCATCCTCCATTGGACAATTACAGCAACATATACGAAAATTACATGAAAAAGATCAGGATGATCAGATTATCATAGAAGAATTTATCGAAGGAGATCAATATTTAGTCGAAGTTATTGTCCATGAGGGAAAAATCCATATTGCCGGCGTCATTGAACAGGAAATCACATTTGGGAAACGGTTCATTATTACAGGATATGGTGTTCTTGGCATCATACCTGTACAAATGCGTCAAAGTCTGATGGAAGTATTGGAGTCAATCGTCGAAAGACTTGCCATCCGCAATGCCGCTCTTCATGCCGAACTACGGTTAACACAGTCGGGCTGGCGTCTGATTGAGATAAACCCTCGCATCTCAGGTGGTGCGATGAATAAAATGTTGCAGGCAGCTTTCGGGTTTGATTTAGCAGAAGAAACTCTCAAATTATACTTGGGAGAACAACCTGTCCTAGACCGTAAACATACTCATTACATATTTACGCAATATGTAATTGTGCAGAATAAGGGGATTCTAGAAAAAGTGACCGGCAAAAATCGGGCTAGAAATTCCGATGGGGTTGTCGAGGTTTATATTAAACCGAAGAAAGGGACATTACTTATTCCTCCGCTATCGATGGGTCATCGGTACGCATACGTTATCGCAACAGGCAGATCAATGGTGCAAGCGAAAATGCTGGCGAAACGGGCCGCCAAAGAAATACAATTTCATCTCAAAAAAGATTGA
- a CDS encoding C40 family peptidase, which translates to MKKQLLSVALVTCVGFGSLAMPSFDKTNHVSAATVTTQSNQQVVNAKADQLIATAKSLMGKSTYSTAVYKPTYPYKFSCATFLMYIFEKNGVDIATYNEDYMMQQGTPVSKGNWQKGDLLFFKSKKTGTDPDHVAMYIGDNKVIHMADSKQNIVISDLNSKPYYTDSYFGARRVLPSLLPSSPATAGDKIVSLAYELKDSATIGNVNNETQKRFTPTGFVDHVYKKNGITLNANNLASLQAKGTTVSKSNLQKGDLVFFNSVKGSKNASLVGIYAGEHRLIIPNSGGVLSRVLLVDYYQDHFITAKRVVPNKAISSPTVQLPAASTGTADTNKVVSLATSLTGKAKFGYTYDEKSLTFTGAGFTYYVYKRNGIDLKYKMASDQAKTGSSVLKSKLVQGDLLFFSTDGKRKRITQTGIYIGGNQFISLSTSGDVVKQSLSSSWSVNNYVQAKRVVK; encoded by the coding sequence ATGAAAAAACAATTATTATCTGTTGCACTCGTCACTTGTGTAGGGTTCGGCTCACTCGCCATGCCTTCATTTGATAAAACAAACCATGTTTCTGCTGCCACTGTGACAACTCAATCGAATCAGCAAGTTGTGAATGCGAAAGCGGACCAACTTATTGCGACAGCTAAAAGTCTGATGGGTAAATCCACATATAGTACTGCTGTCTACAAACCGACATATCCCTATAAATTCTCTTGTGCCACATTCCTTATGTACATATTCGAGAAAAATGGGGTGGACATTGCCACATACAATGAAGATTACATGATGCAGCAAGGCACGCCAGTTTCAAAAGGCAATTGGCAAAAAGGTGATCTGTTGTTTTTCAAGAGTAAAAAGACAGGAACCGATCCCGATCATGTTGCCATGTATATTGGTGACAATAAGGTCATCCATATGGCGGACTCTAAACAAAACATCGTCATCTCTGACTTGAATAGCAAACCGTACTATACAGACAGTTATTTCGGTGCAAGAAGAGTTTTGCCGAGTCTACTTCCTTCGTCTCCGGCAACTGCTGGTGATAAAATCGTCAGTCTTGCGTACGAGTTAAAAGACTCCGCCACGATTGGTAATGTTAATAATGAAACGCAAAAAAGATTCACACCGACAGGTTTCGTAGATCATGTTTACAAGAAGAATGGCATTACGTTGAACGCAAACAATCTCGCTTCCTTGCAAGCTAAAGGTACAACAGTCTCTAAATCTAATTTACAAAAAGGTGATCTTGTATTCTTCAATAGTGTAAAAGGTTCCAAGAATGCAAGTCTCGTAGGTATCTATGCAGGTGAACACCGGCTAATCATTCCAAATTCCGGCGGTGTCCTATCACGTGTATTGCTTGTCGATTATTATCAAGATCACTTTATTACCGCAAAACGAGTGGTTCCAAACAAAGCTATATCGTCTCCAACCGTACAACTGCCTGCTGCATCAACAGGTACTGCCGATACAAACAAAGTGGTTAGCTTGGCAACAAGTTTAACGGGAAAGGCGAAATTCGGCTATACTTATGATGAAAAATCGCTTACGTTTACGGGGGCTGGCTTCACGTATTACGTCTATAAGCGAAACGGCATTGATCTGAAATATAAAATGGCTAGCGATCAGGCTAAAACGGGAAGTTCCGTACTGAAGTCCAAGTTAGTTCAAGGTGATTTGCTCTTCTTCTCAACGGATGGAAAACGAAAAAGGATTACACAAACGGGTATTTATATTGGAGGTAACCAATTTATTAGTCTCTCCACTTCAGGGGACGTAGTTAAACAGAGTCTTTCCTCTTCCTGGTCGGTCAATAACTATGTACAAGCAAAAAGAGTTGTAAAATAA
- a CDS encoding CotY/CotZ family spore coat protein: protein MDACCICKEMRALQNEQKLLSEFGKNCRYIVGSKQLDTIPFMLITAEGFEPFTAILHNTTTPFFRLESIENDSCCAQLTLLKAVDMMGRPSISANDLYSLEKTDRCIHLKLCCFIAINPMPANLVSKPLPTIEMKV, encoded by the coding sequence TTGGATGCATGCTGTATTTGCAAGGAGATGAGAGCGCTGCAAAATGAACAGAAATTATTATCGGAATTTGGAAAGAATTGTCGTTATATTGTTGGGTCTAAACAGCTGGATACCATTCCATTCATGTTAATCACGGCGGAAGGATTCGAACCATTTACCGCCATTCTTCACAACACGACTACACCATTCTTTCGATTGGAAAGCATTGAAAACGATAGCTGTTGTGCTCAATTGACACTTCTAAAAGCTGTAGATATGATGGGTCGTCCTTCAATTTCTGCAAACGATCTGTATTCACTTGAAAAGACAGATCGGTGTATTCATTTGAAACTTTGTTGTTTTATCGCCATTAATCCGATGCCCGCAAACCTCGTTTCAAAACCATTGCCTACTATAGAAATGAAAGTCTGA